Proteins encoded in a region of the Canis lupus dingo isolate Sandy chromosome 17, ASM325472v2, whole genome shotgun sequence genome:
- the CHCHD5 gene encoding coiled-coil-helix-coiled-coil-helix domain-containing protein 5, producing the protein MQAALEITARYCGRELEQYGQCVVAKPESWQRDCHHLKMSIAQCTSSHPIIRQIRQACAEPFEAFEECLRQNEAAVGNCAEHVRRFLQCAEQVQPPRSPSAMETKPLPTS; encoded by the exons AT GCAGGCGGCCCTGGAGATCACTGCTCGCTACTGTGGCCGAGAGCTGGAGCAATATGGCCAGTGTGTGGTGGCCAAGCCTGAGTCATGGCAGCGAGACTGTCACCACCTTAAGATGAGTATTGCTCAATGCACGTCCTCCCA CCCAATCATCCGTCAGATCCGCCAGGCTTGTGCTGAGCCTTTTGAGGCCTTTGAAGAGTGTCTTCGACAGAATGAGGCAGCTGTGGGCAACTGTGCAGAGCATGTGCGCCGCTTCCTGCAGTGTGCTGAGCAGGTGCAACCACCACGCTCACCCTCAGCTATGGAG ACAAAGCCACTTCCTACCTCCTGA